The Malus domestica chromosome 10, GDT2T_hap1 genome contains a region encoding:
- the LOC108174228 gene encoding ATP synthase subunit beta, mitochondrial-like produces the protein MLDVAQHLGEYKVRTIAQDETEILMREHRMLNTSSPITVIVGMATLGHIMNVVREPIDHRGDINTDHFLPIHREAPTFVEQATKQQILVTRIKVVDLLAPYQIGGKIGLFGGAGVGKIVLIMELIHNIAKVHSGFSVFAGVGERTREGNDLYREMIESGVIKLGEKYANNKCALAYGQLNEPPGAHARVGLTRLTVVEHFRDADRVFLNEINIDVNMTEHHYRDYMF, from the coding sequence ATGCTCGATGTGGCTCAGCACTTGGGTGAGTATAAGGTCAGGACCATTGCTCAGGATGAGACTGAGATACTTATGAGAGAACATCGTATGCTCAACACTAGTTCTCCGATCACTGTTATTGTTGGAATGGCTACCCTTGGTCATATCATGAACGTCGTTAGAGAGCCCATTGACCATAGAGGGGATATCAATACCGATCACTTTCTACCCATTCATAGAGAAGCTCCTACCTTCGTTGAGCAAGCAACTAAGCAGCAGATCCTTGTTACTAGAATCAAGGTTGTCGACCTTCTTGCTCCCTACCAAATAGGAGGAAAAATTGGATTGTTCGGTGGTGCCGGTGTTGGAAAAATTGTGCTTATTATGGAACTTATCCATAACATTGCTAAGGTTCACAGTGGTTTCTCTGTGTTTGCTGGTGTTGGAGAACGTACTCGCGAGGGTAATGACTTGTACAGGGAAATGATTGAGAGTGGTGTCATTAAGCTAGGTGAAAAGTATGCTAACAACAAATGTGCTCTAGCGTATGGTCAACTAAATGAGCCCCCTGGTGCTCATGCTCGTGTTGGTTTGACTAGGCTCACTGTGGTTGAACACTTCCGTGATGCTGACAGGGTCTTTTTGAATGAGATAAATATTGATGTGAACATGACTGAGCACCATTACAGGGATTACATGTTCTAA